One window of the Glycocaulis alkaliphilus genome contains the following:
- the lpxB gene encoding lipid-A-disaccharide synthase has protein sequence MNPADRPLRVFIVAAEPSGDMVGAELIRALRASGANVEIAGVGREAMAAEGVNTDIDLSALSVLGLFDGLRVWRLVHERAEACARAAAEFRADQIVLIDSWGFMLRVAWKAREACPGARIVKYIGPQAFATRPGRAKALAKAVDNLLAIHPFDPDYFEPYGLPTIVVGNPALERDLTGDGAGFRRRHDIAAQARVMLVLFGSRKAEVERLFDDFAGTAEALAKDRPDLRLVTVVAPSVAESVRSRLASRDALSGMIVAGPEERLDAFAAADAALACSGTVTLELSRMGVPGVVAYRLGPVAWTIAWNFMLKAPYVSLVNIAAGRELLPERLQTRAVPEHLVPDMAKLLDDAGHRKAVSAALVETTKLMAGQGEGASVNAARALIQLGPL, from the coding sequence ATGAACCCGGCAGACCGGCCCTTGCGCGTCTTCATCGTTGCCGCCGAACCGTCTGGCGACATGGTCGGTGCCGAACTGATCCGTGCGCTGCGTGCTTCGGGGGCCAATGTTGAAATCGCTGGCGTTGGCCGTGAGGCCATGGCGGCTGAGGGCGTGAACACCGATATTGATCTCTCGGCGCTGTCGGTTCTGGGCCTGTTTGACGGATTACGCGTTTGGCGGCTGGTGCATGAGCGCGCGGAGGCGTGTGCCCGCGCCGCGGCGGAATTTCGCGCCGACCAGATTGTACTGATCGATTCCTGGGGCTTTATGCTGCGTGTCGCGTGGAAAGCGCGCGAAGCATGCCCCGGCGCGCGGATCGTGAAGTATATCGGCCCGCAGGCCTTCGCGACCCGGCCAGGCCGGGCCAAGGCGCTGGCGAAGGCGGTCGACAATCTGCTCGCCATTCACCCCTTCGACCCGGACTATTTCGAGCCCTACGGCCTGCCTACAATCGTCGTTGGCAATCCGGCACTGGAACGTGACCTGACGGGTGACGGTGCCGGGTTTCGCCGCCGCCATGACATAGCGGCGCAAGCGCGCGTGATGCTGGTCCTGTTTGGCAGCCGAAAGGCGGAGGTGGAACGCCTGTTTGATGATTTTGCCGGCACGGCTGAAGCGCTGGCAAAAGACCGCCCAGACTTGCGCCTGGTGACGGTGGTGGCACCGTCGGTCGCGGAGTCTGTACGCAGCCGTCTTGCGAGCCGCGATGCGCTGTCCGGGATGATTGTGGCGGGTCCGGAAGAGCGGCTGGACGCGTTCGCTGCTGCTGATGCGGCGCTGGCCTGTTCAGGCACGGTCACGCTGGAATTGTCCCGCATGGGCGTGCCGGGCGTCGTTGCCTACAGGCTGGGGCCGGTCGCATGGACGATTGCGTGGAACTTCATGCTGAAGGCGCCCTATGTCAGCCTGGTCAATATCGCTGCCGGGCGTGAATTGCTGCCAGAGCGCCTGCAGACGCGCGCCGTGCCAGAGCATCTGGTGCCGGACATGGCAAAGCTGCTGGACGATGCCGGGCATCGCAAAGCGGTCTCTGCGGCCCTTGTGGAAACAACGAAACTGATGGCCGGACAAGGAGAGGGCGCGAGCGTCAATGCCGCCCGCGCCCTCATTCAACTCGGTCCGCTATAG
- a CDS encoding LpxI family protein — MSSGWTRLGLIAGGGALPRLVAQACAADGRLGCVIALQGFADPAGFDDPVVRTIGQFGHVVKDLHAAGCDAVCFAGIVTRPDFRSFVPDMEGAKLLPRLLAAAVRGDDALLRVVVKAFEDHGLQVVGADELSSSLLAPSGVIGGDVDVEAHRQDIDKAMQMAAAIGVLDAGQGAVVCEGLVLALEAQEGTDAMLERVAGLPETIRGTRQTPRGVLAKRPKPQQERRIDLPVVGVATVERAAAAGLAGIAVEAGAALILGREAVDEAARRHGIFVVGVSAHS; from the coding sequence ATGAGCAGCGGCTGGACACGCTTGGGCCTGATAGCAGGGGGCGGCGCCTTGCCGCGCCTGGTGGCGCAGGCCTGTGCTGCTGATGGACGGCTGGGCTGTGTGATCGCCCTGCAGGGGTTTGCTGACCCCGCCGGGTTCGACGATCCCGTTGTCAGAACGATTGGCCAGTTTGGTCATGTCGTGAAGGATCTGCACGCTGCCGGATGCGATGCCGTCTGCTTTGCCGGGATCGTGACGCGGCCTGATTTTCGCAGCTTCGTGCCGGACATGGAGGGTGCGAAGCTTCTGCCCCGGCTGCTGGCCGCAGCGGTACGCGGAGATGATGCGTTGCTGCGCGTCGTGGTGAAAGCGTTTGAGGATCACGGCCTGCAGGTCGTCGGTGCCGATGAGCTCTCTTCCTCCCTGCTGGCCCCTTCCGGTGTGATTGGCGGCGATGTGGATGTGGAGGCGCACCGGCAGGACATCGACAAGGCGATGCAGATGGCAGCGGCGATAGGCGTTCTCGATGCCGGGCAGGGGGCGGTCGTATGCGAGGGGCTGGTGCTTGCGCTGGAGGCGCAGGAAGGCACCGACGCCATGCTGGAGCGCGTTGCCGGCCTGCCGGAGACTATTCGCGGCACCCGCCAGACGCCGCGCGGCGTTCTCGCCAAACGGCCCAAACCGCAGCAGGAGCGCCGCATAGACCTCCCCGTGGTGGGCGTGGCCACCGTGGAGCGCGCCGCGGCCGCCGGGCTTGCCGGCATCGCCGTTGAGGCTGGTGCGGCGCTGATACTGGGACGCGAAGCCGTTGACGAGGCCGCGCGCCGTCACGGCATTTTCGTCGTTGGCGTTTCTGCACATAGCTGA
- the lpxA gene encoding acyl-ACP--UDP-N-acetylglucosamine O-acyltransferase, whose amino-acid sequence MTTRIHPSAIIEPGAELGEGVEIGPFCQIGPKVKIGDRTRLISHVSVLNQTEIGADCVVHPFAALGSPPQDFKYKGGDVSLVIGERNTLREHVTMHLGTETARGTTRVGSGGYFMVGAHVGHDCIVGDNVVFANNATLGGEVVIGDFVIMGGLSAIHQKCRVGRYAFVGGGAPVTGDIIPYGMVDNHGYLAGLNLVGLKRRGFSRDLIHDLRAAYRLVFAAEGAFSERVEDASRLFEHRPEVMEIINFVKAPAARPLCGPEQG is encoded by the coding sequence TTGACCACGCGTATTCACCCGTCTGCCATTATCGAGCCGGGCGCCGAGCTGGGCGAGGGCGTAGAGATCGGTCCCTTTTGCCAGATCGGCCCGAAGGTGAAGATCGGCGACCGCACCCGTCTGATCTCTCATGTCAGTGTGCTGAACCAGACCGAGATCGGGGCCGATTGTGTGGTGCATCCCTTCGCGGCGCTAGGCTCGCCGCCCCAGGATTTCAAATACAAGGGCGGTGATGTCAGCCTTGTCATCGGTGAGCGCAATACGCTGCGCGAACACGTCACCATGCATCTGGGCACCGAGACCGCCCGCGGCACGACGCGTGTTGGCTCTGGCGGCTATTTCATGGTGGGCGCCCATGTCGGCCATGACTGCATCGTCGGCGACAATGTCGTGTTTGCCAATAATGCAACGCTGGGCGGTGAGGTGGTCATCGGCGATTTCGTGATCATGGGCGGCCTGTCCGCGATCCATCAGAAATGCCGTGTCGGGCGCTACGCATTCGTCGGCGGCGGCGCCCCGGTAACGGGTGACATCATCCCCTATGGTATGGTCGATAATCACGGGTATCTGGCGGGGCTGAACCTTGTCGGTCTCAAGCGCAGGGGCTTCTCGCGAGACCTGATCCACGATCTGCGCGCAGCCTACAGGCTGGTCTTTGCCGCCGAGGGCGCGTTCTCCGAACGGGTGGAGGACGCCAGCCGCCTGTTTGAACATCGCCCTGAGGTGATGGAAATCATCAATTTCGTGAAGGCACCGGCTGCCCGCCCGCTTTGCGGCCCGGAACAGGGCTAG
- the fabZ gene encoding 3-hydroxyacyl-ACP dehydratase FabZ, translated as MTDASHMIGPDEILARLPHRFPFLMVDRAHSYVEGESIVGIKCVSAGEPYFQGHFPENPVMPGVLMIEALAQTGALLMSKTLDADIANTLILFIGVDRARFRKPVRPGDVLDMPVRVLANRRGLFRFEGEARVNGVKVAEAEFSATSAQRQSQGEPS; from the coding sequence ATGACCGACGCAAGCCATATGATTGGTCCGGACGAGATACTCGCCCGCCTGCCGCACCGTTTTCCCTTTCTGATGGTTGATCGCGCCCATAGCTATGTGGAAGGCGAGTCCATCGTCGGTATAAAATGTGTCTCGGCGGGCGAGCCCTATTTCCAGGGGCATTTCCCTGAAAATCCCGTCATGCCGGGCGTGTTGATGATCGAAGCTTTGGCCCAGACCGGCGCGCTGCTGATGTCCAAGACGCTGGACGCCGACATAGCCAATACGCTGATCCTGTTCATTGGCGTGGACCGTGCCCGCTTCCGCAAGCCGGTCCGGCCGGGCGACGTGCTCGACATGCCGGTACGTGTGCTGGCCAATCGCCGCGGGCTGTTCCGTTTCGAGGGCGAAGCCCGGGTCAATGGCGTGAAGGTGGCCGAGGCGGAGTTCTCGGCAACTTCGGCGCAGCGCCAGTCTCAAGGAGAGCCATCTTGA
- the lpxD gene encoding UDP-3-O-(3-hydroxymyristoyl)glucosamine N-acyltransferase → MAVDPRFYRPAGTLYAKDIAGELHGELTGNPVCEAVDVASASAPSAGALVFADAAKLPDALAAHAGVIIGNAGALQDAVLHPQAAFIAVRHPKAAFAAIASRVVAPRENAPGRAIHPSAVIAPDAVVCAGACVGEGARIGANCHIGPNAVIGTGVEIGDGTRVSACAVIGFAVIGRNCRIGPGSVIGEAGFGLAPGPSGLVELPHYGRVILGDDVRVGANCTIDRGMFGDTVLRDGVKLDNLCHIAHNVDVGEHTLMAAFAGVSGSVKIGRGAQFGGRVGVVDHVTIGDGVRLAANASPAGNVPPGETWAGQPAQPIRGWLRELAILKRLATPKGRSGGRGGNRDDDKPGG, encoded by the coding sequence GTGGCTGTTGACCCTCGGTTCTACCGGCCTGCCGGAACGCTGTACGCGAAGGACATTGCCGGTGAGCTCCATGGCGAGCTCACCGGCAATCCCGTTTGTGAGGCTGTCGATGTCGCGTCGGCCAGCGCGCCATCAGCCGGAGCACTTGTTTTTGCCGACGCTGCAAAGCTGCCTGACGCTCTCGCGGCGCATGCTGGTGTCATTATCGGCAATGCTGGCGCGCTCCAGGATGCGGTGTTGCACCCGCAGGCTGCCTTCATTGCCGTAAGGCATCCCAAAGCGGCCTTTGCGGCTATCGCCAGCAGGGTTGTAGCGCCCCGCGAAAACGCGCCGGGCCGTGCCATTCACCCGTCTGCGGTCATCGCGCCTGATGCGGTTGTCTGCGCCGGTGCTTGTGTCGGTGAAGGTGCCCGTATCGGGGCAAACTGTCATATCGGTCCGAACGCCGTTATTGGAACCGGCGTCGAGATCGGAGACGGGACGCGCGTGTCTGCTTGCGCGGTGATCGGGTTTGCCGTTATCGGGCGTAATTGCCGTATCGGTCCGGGCAGTGTGATAGGCGAGGCCGGATTCGGGCTGGCACCTGGCCCTTCCGGGCTGGTGGAGCTGCCCCATTACGGTCGGGTGATACTGGGCGACGATGTGCGTGTGGGCGCGAATTGCACGATCGACCGGGGCATGTTCGGTGACACGGTCCTGCGAGATGGGGTCAAGCTCGATAATCTGTGCCATATCGCGCATAATGTGGATGTTGGCGAGCACACGCTCATGGCGGCGTTCGCAGGCGTTTCCGGCAGCGTGAAGATCGGGCGGGGCGCCCAGTTCGGCGGACGTGTCGGGGTCGTCGACCATGTCACGATAGGTGACGGGGTGCGGCTGGCGGCAAACGCGTCACCTGCCGGAAATGTGCCGCCGGGAGAAACATGGGCGGGGCAGCCTGCTCAACCCATCCGCGGCTGGCTCAGGGAACTCGCTATCCTGAAACGCCTGGCTACGCCCAAGGGACGTTCTGGCGGTCGCGGCGGCAACAGAGACGATGACAAGCCGGGCGGGTAG
- a CDS encoding OmpH family outer membrane protein: MTFQPSQIASKRMRAFFAGIVLALGTLGAAHAQNILVINEETILTESQVGQHIASQLEVIGREIQTELEAAAQPLTQENEALQAETSALSQDAIQQRPDLMQRIQQLQQNAQQLERLRRVRQQELVATERQALQPVLQTLQTVLQELVNERSATVLLDRSQVVYAADSIDVTAAVIERLNQRIQTTPVTRVRAPEGGSGNGQ; the protein is encoded by the coding sequence ATGACTTTCCAACCCAGCCAGATTGCCAGCAAACGCATGCGCGCGTTCTTTGCCGGTATTGTTCTTGCCCTTGGCACGCTTGGCGCTGCCCACGCACAGAACATTCTGGTCATTAACGAAGAGACCATCCTTACCGAGAGCCAGGTCGGCCAGCATATTGCCAGCCAGCTGGAGGTTATCGGCCGCGAAATCCAGACTGAACTGGAAGCCGCTGCCCAGCCTCTCACCCAGGAAAACGAGGCCCTGCAGGCTGAAACCTCGGCGCTGAGCCAGGATGCCATCCAGCAGCGTCCGGATCTGATGCAGCGCATTCAGCAGCTGCAGCAGAACGCCCAGCAGCTTGAGCGCCTGCGCCGGGTCCGCCAGCAGGAGCTGGTGGCGACGGAGCGTCAGGCACTTCAGCCGGTTCTGCAAACCCTGCAGACTGTGCTTCAGGAACTGGTGAACGAGCGTAGCGCCACGGTCCTGCTCGACCGTTCGCAGGTTGTCTATGCTGCTGACAGCATTGACGTTACCGCGGCAGTGATCGAGCGGCTGAACCAGCGTATCCAGACCACGCCGGTGACGCGTGTTCGCGCACCAGAGGGTGGCAGCGGCAACGGTCAGTAG
- the bamA gene encoding outer membrane protein assembly factor BamA, with the protein MKFFVWTIAALAFLCSPLAYAQPAQEQAPQLDAQSLQEEQGPVRVMQILVEGNQRVEADTILSYMLVRPGDVADPRLINLSMQTLFATNLFADVRVGIEGSTLVIFVRENPVINRVVLEGNRAINNSRITDEIQLQPRALFTRARVQADVQRILEIYRRSGRFAVQVNPQIVELPQNRVDLVFEISEGPTTGVRRINFVGNRAFSDRRLRSEVVTSEARWWRFFSSNDNYDPDRLEFDREQLREFYADRGYADFRVSSAIAELVPDQSGFYITYTVDEGQVYNFGEITVTTEIEDLSSEYLEAIVSTRPGSLYVGSRIEESVDTLTFAAGAAGYAFVDVRPRVRTNRETQTVDIEYVINPAPRVYIERIDILGNSRTLDRVIRRELELVEGDAFNQVLVNLSRQRVRRLGFFENVEITPVQGSSADRARLQVNVTEQPTGELAFGVGYSSTDSFLVDFSVSERNLRGRGQFLRFRVSESSRRRQIDIRFTEPRFLDRNLAAGFDLFQVRSNFSQEASFETESTGFSLRTGFPLTASVEGGLNFTLRNDEVRTFAGVSSAIARAAGSRLTSLVGYSVAWNRIDDFRRPTNGFQMSLNQEIAGFGGDVRYVRTEGRGAIYRNVFRSDIVLSLTGETGLILGWGGDDVRINDRFFKGGNSFRGFETAGIGPRVVQRNTEGELIRGDALGGNFYAIGALELGFPLGLPEQYGVRGSLFTEFGTMGILPSVDQIADVGGTTSAFTIDELAPRVSVGVSIFWDSPFGPVRFDFAEALVHQEYDRREFFRFSTSTGF; encoded by the coding sequence ATGAAGTTTTTCGTCTGGACGATAGCGGCCCTGGCGTTCCTGTGCTCACCGCTGGCCTATGCCCAGCCGGCCCAGGAGCAAGCGCCCCAGCTGGATGCGCAAAGCCTGCAGGAAGAGCAGGGGCCTGTGCGGGTCATGCAGATTCTTGTTGAGGGCAATCAGCGCGTCGAAGCGGACACGATCCTGTCCTACATGCTGGTGCGGCCGGGCGATGTGGCTGATCCGCGGCTGATCAATCTGTCGATGCAGACGCTGTTTGCGACCAATCTGTTTGCGGATGTCCGCGTAGGCATTGAGGGGTCTACGCTCGTCATCTTCGTGCGCGAGAATCCCGTCATCAACCGGGTCGTGCTGGAAGGTAACCGCGCGATCAATAACAGCCGCATTACCGACGAGATCCAGCTCCAGCCGCGCGCCCTGTTCACGCGGGCCCGCGTGCAGGCCGACGTCCAGCGTATCCTTGAGATCTATCGCCGCTCTGGCCGTTTCGCCGTGCAGGTAAACCCGCAGATTGTCGAACTGCCTCAGAACCGGGTCGATCTCGTTTTCGAGATTTCCGAAGGCCCGACGACCGGGGTTCGGCGGATCAATTTCGTGGGTAACCGCGCCTTTTCCGACCGCCGCCTGCGCAGCGAAGTCGTAACCAGCGAAGCGCGCTGGTGGCGTTTCTTCAGCTCCAATGACAATTACGACCCGGACCGTCTGGAGTTTGACCGCGAACAGCTGCGTGAATTCTACGCTGACCGTGGATATGCCGATTTCCGTGTGAGTTCGGCCATTGCCGAGCTGGTGCCTGACCAGTCCGGTTTCTACATCACCTATACGGTCGACGAAGGCCAGGTTTATAATTTCGGAGAGATCACGGTCACGACCGAGATTGAAGATCTCAGCTCCGAGTATCTTGAAGCGATCGTCTCTACCCGTCCGGGAAGCCTTTATGTCGGCAGCCGGATTGAAGAATCCGTAGATACGCTGACGTTCGCCGCCGGTGCCGCCGGGTATGCGTTTGTTGACGTTCGTCCGCGGGTGCGCACGAACCGGGAAACCCAGACGGTCGACATTGAGTACGTCATCAATCCGGCGCCTCGCGTATATATCGAGCGGATCGATATTCTGGGCAATTCACGTACCCTCGACCGGGTGATCCGGCGCGAGCTGGAACTGGTTGAAGGCGACGCCTTCAACCAGGTGCTGGTGAATCTGTCGCGTCAGCGGGTGCGGCGCCTCGGCTTCTTTGAAAATGTTGAAATTACGCCCGTGCAGGGGAGCAGCGCTGACCGTGCGCGGCTGCAGGTGAATGTGACCGAGCAGCCTACAGGCGAGCTCGCCTTCGGCGTCGGTTACTCTTCGACGGACTCCTTCCTTGTCGATTTCTCGGTGTCGGAGCGCAATCTGCGAGGCCGCGGCCAGTTCCTGCGTTTTCGTGTCTCTGAAAGTTCGCGCCGCCGCCAGATCGATATCCGTTTCACCGAGCCACGCTTCCTGGACAGAAATCTTGCGGCCGGCTTCGACCTGTTCCAGGTGCGCTCCAATTTCTCTCAGGAAGCGTCCTTTGAAACCGAATCGACGGGCTTCAGCCTGCGTACGGGCTTCCCGCTCACTGCTTCGGTAGAAGGCGGGTTGAATTTCACACTGCGTAATGACGAGGTGCGCACCTTTGCCGGTGTATCCAGCGCCATTGCCCGTGCGGCGGGCTCGCGCCTCACCTCTCTCGTGGGCTATTCAGTGGCCTGGAACCGGATCGACGATTTCCGCCGCCCGACGAACGGTTTCCAGATGAGCCTCAATCAGGAAATTGCCGGCTTCGGCGGCGATGTGCGCTATGTGCGCACTGAAGGGCGCGGCGCCATCTACCGCAATGTCTTCCGCTCCGATATTGTCCTCAGCCTGACGGGCGAGACGGGCCTGATACTGGGCTGGGGCGGGGATGATGTGCGCATCAATGACCGCTTCTTCAAGGGTGGTAACTCCTTCCGCGGGTTCGAGACGGCGGGTATTGGCCCGCGTGTCGTACAACGCAATACGGAGGGAGAGCTGATCCGCGGAGACGCGTTGGGTGGCAATTTCTACGCTATCGGCGCGCTTGAGCTGGGCTTCCCGCTGGGTCTGCCCGAGCAGTATGGCGTCCGCGGAAGCTTGTTCACCGAGTTCGGGACGATGGGCATCCTGCCTTCAGTTGACCAGATTGCTGACGTAGGCGGGACAACATCGGCCTTCACAATCGACGAGCTGGCACCGCGTGTGTCGGTAGGCGTCAGTATTTTCTGGGACTCGCCGTTTGGTCCGGTGCGTTTTGACTTCGCCGAAGCCTTGGTCCATCAAGAGTATGACCGCCGTGAGTTCTTCCGTTTCAGCACAAGTACAGGGTTCTAA
- a CDS encoding M50 family metallopeptidase has translation MTDLLGSGLLSVAAFVAVISFVVVIHELGHYLAGRFFGVHAEVFSIGFGPTLASWHDRKGTLWRVAGLPLGGYVRFLGDSDAASARDHETLERLRAARSDADKVFHFKPVWQRAIIVLAGPVANFLLAIVLFAALGMVRGDVTIEPRIGMVEAGSPAEDAGFQPGDLLLTIDGQRARTFTDLSQAVMTRAGQPMRFTVERDGGELALEATPRRQMRDDGLGGTRAFGYLGVGLSRDAEIVQRRFGPIEAIGHGVTRTADISVTIVDYMARLVTFRASFEHINGPLGIATTAGQIANTAVSDPGAQEGASYDLGAALARLLTSLVLLAGLLSVAIGLMNLLPIPVLDGGHLVYYAYEAVAKHPPSPSVQSLGLKAGLGLILGLMVVATWNDLSYLVGLFS, from the coding sequence GTGACGGACTTGCTTGGATCGGGACTGCTCAGCGTCGCGGCCTTTGTGGCCGTGATTTCCTTTGTCGTGGTCATCCACGAACTGGGACATTATCTCGCCGGCCGGTTTTTTGGTGTTCACGCCGAGGTGTTTTCGATCGGCTTCGGCCCGACGCTTGCCAGCTGGCACGACCGCAAGGGCACGTTGTGGCGGGTGGCCGGATTGCCGCTCGGTGGGTATGTCCGTTTTCTCGGCGATTCCGATGCAGCAAGCGCGCGCGACCACGAAACGCTTGAGCGCCTGCGCGCTGCTCGTAGCGACGCGGACAAGGTTTTTCATTTCAAGCCGGTATGGCAGCGCGCGATTATCGTGCTGGCCGGTCCGGTGGCCAATTTCCTGCTCGCCATCGTGCTGTTTGCCGCACTGGGCATGGTACGCGGCGATGTAACGATCGAGCCGCGCATTGGCATGGTGGAAGCGGGTAGCCCCGCCGAAGATGCCGGCTTTCAGCCCGGTGATCTGCTGCTCACCATTGATGGTCAGCGCGCCCGCACTTTTACCGATCTCTCGCAAGCGGTCATGACGCGGGCAGGACAGCCCATGCGTTTTACGGTGGAGCGGGACGGCGGGGAGCTGGCCCTGGAGGCCACGCCGCGCCGGCAGATGCGTGATGACGGGCTCGGCGGTACGCGGGCATTCGGTTATCTGGGCGTCGGCCTGTCGCGCGATGCCGAAATTGTCCAGCGCCGGTTCGGGCCCATCGAGGCAATAGGCCATGGCGTCACGCGTACGGCCGATATTTCAGTAACAATTGTTGACTACATGGCGCGCCTGGTCACGTTCCGGGCGTCGTTCGAGCACATTAACGGTCCGCTGGGAATCGCCACTACGGCGGGGCAGATTGCCAATACCGCTGTCAGCGATCCCGGCGCGCAGGAAGGCGCAAGCTATGATCTGGGGGCCGCACTGGCACGGCTTCTGACGAGCCTTGTCCTGCTGGCCGGTCTGTTGTCGGTAGCGATCGGTTTGATGAACCTCCTGCCAATCCCGGTTCTAGACGGTGGCCACCTTGTGTATTACGCCTACGAAGCCGTGGCGAAACATCCACCCAGCCCTTCGGTTCAGTCGCTTGGCCTCAAGGCCGGTCTGGGGCTGATTCTCGGGCTGATGGTTGTCGCCACTTGGAATGATTTGAGTTATCTGGTTGGCCTCTTCTCATGA